Part of the Thermus tengchongensis genome is shown below.
GTGGCTGACCGGGAGATGGCCCAGGCCCTGGGGGTCAACGCAGGGCGGGTGTACCTTCTAGCTTTTAGCCTCGGCGTAGGCCTGGCGGCCCTGGGGGGTGCCCTGGCTTCCCCCACGGTCACCATTGCCCCGGGTTTGGGGGCAGAGGTCATCGTCTTGTCCTTCGCTGTGGTAGCTGTGGGGGGACTAGGTCAGATTGAGGGTGCAGCTATAGGGGCATTGCTCATCGGCCTGGGGCGCTCTTTGGCCGTTTACCTCGTTCCTGAGCTAGATGTGGTGGTGCCTTATCTGGTCATGGTCCTCGTCCTTCTTGTCCGGCCGGTGGGGCTTCTGGGCACCGTGGAGGTGCGGCGGATATGAGGCAGGGGTCCCTTCTTCTGCTTCTGATCGCTACCGTCCTCGCATTGCTCCCTCTCTTCTTTCCCTGGCTGGGATTTGTCTTTACCCTGGCCCTGGCCAAGGGACTCGCCGCCCTGGGCATTGCCCTTCTGCTCCGGGGGGGGTTAGTTTCCTTCGGGCACGGCCTGTACTTCGGGGCAGGAGCCTATGCTGTGGCCTTTACCCTTAGGTGGCTTCCCCTGGATACCGTCTGGCTTCTCCTGCTTGCAGTACTGACCGGCTTAGCCCTAGGCCTGCTGGCAGGGCTCTTTCTTAGCCGCTATCGGGGCATTTTCTTCGCCATGCTGAACCTAGCCTTTTCCATGGTCTTCTACGCCCTCTTAGCCAAGTTCTACCACGTTACTGGGGGCACGGACGGAATCCGGGTGCCTACCCCCACCCTGCTTGGTCTCACTCTGGATCGCACCCTGTTTGGCGAAGCTCTCTTTTACCTGGCGCTCCTTCTTACCCTCCTCCTAGGATGGGGCCTGACGCGGTTTCTTCGGACGCCGGTGGGTGAGGCCCTGGCTGCTCTTCGGACCAACGAGGTCCGCTTGGAATACTTGGGAATACCTGTAAGGCGGGTGATTCTCCTGGTTTACGTGATCTCCGCCGGGCTCGCTAGCCTCGGGGGCGGCCTGGCCGGGGTCGCCGTGGGCCACGTTGTACCGGAGCTGGCCTTTTGGGTAACCTCGGGGGAGTTCGTTTACATCGCCATCCTGGGGGGTATAGGCGGTGTGCCAGGGCCTTTCTTGGGTGCTTTAGCCTACGAGCTCATCCGTACCTTTGCCTTTAAGTACCTCGCCTTCACCTGGCAACTTCTCCTGGGGGCAACCATGCTTCTTGTCATCTTCTTCCTACCTGGAGGGCTTTGGACCCTTCTGGGGGAAAGGAGGTTACGTGGAAGGCGCGCCACCGCTCCTTGAGGCCCTGGACCTCCACATTCGCTTTGGCGGCGTAGTAGCTGCCGCGGGGATTAGTCTCCAGGTTTATCCCGGAGAGCTTCTGGCCATCATCGGCCCGAACGGAGCGGGCAAGACCACTTTCCTCAACCTATGCACTGGTTACCTCAGGCCCGAACGGGGACGGGTCCTCCTGGAAGGGAAAGAGATCACCGGGCTCCCTCCGAGGGCTATCGCTCGGATGGGGGTGGCTCGGGCCTTCCAGATTCCCCAGCTCTTCACGGAGCACACTGTGGAGGAGAACCTCCTTCTGGCCTTAGCTGCTCGGAAAGGATTCTGGAAATGGAGCTATCTTCGGGATGACTCCCGTCGCCAACGGGCCCGAGACCTACTCGCTCTTTTGGGATTGGAAAATCTGATCTCAGTTCCGGTTGCCGAGGCTCCTGAAGGGGTGCGAAAGCTTCTGGATGTGGCCATGGCTTTAGCCTTGGAGCCAAAACTCCTTCTTCTAGATGAACCCACCAGCGGAGTTTCCAGCGAGGAGAAGTTCCGGGTGATGGATACCCTAGTCCGGGCTTTGAAGACCCAAGGAGTGACCACGGTTTTCGTGGAGCACGACATGGAGGTGGTACGGCGCTATGCGGACCGAGTAGCGGTTTGGGCTGAAGGCCGTATTCTAGCGGAAGGCAAACCCCAAGAGGTCTTAGCCAACCCCAAAGTTCTGGCCAGTGTGGTGGGGGTAGAGGAATGATCCTCCAGCTACGAGAGGTTCGGGTGACCCTCCAGGGGTTTGAGATTCTCCGGGGCGTGAACCTTCATATAGGGCCTGGGGAAGCAGTAGCCCTCTGGGGGAGGAATGGAGCAGGGAAGACGACCACCTTAAGGGCGATTATGGGGCTTGTGGCCCTGAAGGCGGGGCAGATCCTTTTGGATGGCGCACATTTGGAAAACATTCCTACCCATAGCCGCGCTGCCTTGGGTCTAGGCTATGCTCCAGAGGACCGCAGGCTTATCGGGCATCTCACTGTGGAGGACAACCTACTCCTGCCTGCCTGGGCTCTGCGGCTTTCCTCAGGGGAGGCACGGAGGCGGCTGGAGGAGGTGTATGCGCTTCTCCCAGAGCTTCAGCGCCTGAAGGGTCGCTTGGCCGCTGCTCTTTCCGGGGGGGAAGGCAAGATGGTAGCCTTAGGCCGAGCCCTTATGGTGGGTACGCGAGTAGTGCTGTTGGATGAACCTTTCCAGGGTTTGGCTCCAGCCCTAGCCCAGCGCTACGCAGAAACCCTGGTTCGAGTGCGTCAGGAAAAACGGGAAGTGGCCTTTTTGGTAACCGAGTCTAACCCCAAACTCGTTAAGGGACTTGCCGACAGGTCTTACCACATAGAACGGGGATTTGTGGAGGAGGTGAATGAAGACCGAAGCCGCAGTCCTTTTTGAGATGGGCAAGCCGAGGCCTTACGTGGAGTCCAAGCCCCTCCAGGTCCTAGAGGTGGACCTAGAGGAGCCAGGGCCGGGGGAGGTCCTGGTGGAGGTGAAGGCGGCAGGGCTCTGCCACTCCGACCTCTCAGCCATCGACGGCACCCGCCCCTGGCCCCTTCCCCTGGTCCTGGGCCACGAGGCCGCCGGGGTGGTACGGGCCTTGGGTCCAGGGGTACGGGGCTTGGCGGAGGGGGACCATGTGGTCTTTTCCTTCGTGCCCATGTGCGGCACCTGCCGCTTTTGTGCCCAGGGAAGACCCCACCTCTGCGAGCGGGGAGTCCAGGCCAACCGGGAGGGGAGGCTCCTCACCGGCGCCCGCCGCTTCTCCTTGGAAGGCAAACCTCTCCACCACCATCTTGGGGTGGCGGGCTTTAGCCGGTACACCGTGGCCGCCCAGGAATCCTTGGTCCCTATTCCCCGGGACATTCCCCTGGAGATCGCTGCTCTCTTCGGCTGTGCCGTGGTTACCGGGGTGGGGGCAGTGGTGAACACCGCCCGAGTAGAGGAAGGGGCCAGCGTGGCCATCTTTGGCCTGGGGGGCGTGGGCCTGGCGGCGGTGATGGGGGCGGTCCTGGCCGGGGCCTACCCCATCGTGGCCGTGGACCTCCTGCCCCACAAGCTGGAGCTGGCCCGCTCCCTAGGGGCGACCCACGTCCTGGACGCTCGGGAGGGGGACGCAGCGGAGGCGGTGCGGGAGCTCACGGAGGGCGGGGTGGACTACGCTTTTGAGACCGCTGGCTCGGTGGAGGCCATGCTCCTGGCCTACCGGGCCACGCGGCGGGGCGGGGTGACGGTGACCGTAGGTCTGCCTCATCCCGAGCGGGCCCTGAGCCTGCAAGCGGTGAGCCTGACCGCGGAGGAGAGGACCCTGAAGGGGAGCTACATGGGCTCCTCCAACCCCCGGCGTGACCTGCCCCGGTTTTTGGCCCTTTACCGGGCAGGGAGGTTGCCGGTGGACCGGCTCCTCTCCCGCACCCTGAGGCTTGAAGAGATCAACGAGGGCTTTGAGCGCCTGGCCCAAGGAGAGGTGGTGCGCCAAGTGGTGGTGCCGTAAGGGGGCTCCCTCCGGGATCCCGCGGCCAGCGATAACCTGAGGCAGGAGGGTGGCATGCTCGAGAGCCTGGAGTTTCCCAAGGAAGCCCTGATCGAAGGCCAATGGCGCGTCCTTCCCCGCCGCTTCCCCGTGGTCGCCCCGGCCACGGGGAAGGTGGTGGCCGAGGTGGCGGACTGCGGCCCGGAGGAGGCGGTGGAGGCCCTCGAGGCGGCGGTGGTTGCGCAGCGGTCCTGGTCTCGGGCCACCGCTTACGAGCGGGCGGCGGTGCTTCGGCGCTGGCACGACCTCATCCTGGCCCACGAGGAGCCTCTGGCCCGGCTCATGGCCCTGGAGATGGGCAAGCCCCTGAAGGAGGCCCGCGGGGAGGTGCGCTATGCGGCGGGGTTTGTGGAATGGTACGCGGAGGAGGCCAAGCGGATCTACGGCGAAACCCTCCCCTCCCAGTTCCCCCACAAGCGCATCCTGGTGCGCTACGAACCCGTGGGCCCGGTCTACGGGATCACCCCCTGGAACTTCCCCGCGGCCATGGTGACCCGCAAGGTGGCCCCCGCCCTGGCCGCGGGCAACAGCTTTGTCCTCAAGCCCGCGGAGGAAAGCCCCCTCACCGCCCTTTACCTGGCCCGGCTCTTCCTGGAGGCGGGAGGCCCCCCAGGGGTCTTCCAGGTCCTGCCCACCTCCGACCCCGAGGTCCTTTCCCGGCCCTTCCTGGAGGACGAGCGGGTGCGCAAGCTGACCTTCACCGGGAGCACCCCCGTGGGGCTCAAGCTCTACGGGGAGGCGGCCAAGACCCTGAAGCGGGTCTCCCTGGAGCTCGGGGGCGGGGCCCCGGTCTTGGTCTTCCAGGACGCAGACCTGGAGCGGGCGGTGGCGGAAACCCTCAGGGCCAAGTTCCGCAACATTGGCCAGTCCTGCGTGGCCGCCAATGTGATCCTGGTGGAGGAACCCGTGGCGGAGGCCTTTGCCGAGGCCTACGCCCGGGCGGTGCGGGCCCTTCGGGTAGGGGACCCTCTCCTAGAGGAAACGGACATTGGCCCCCTGGTGAACCGGGCGGCCCTGGAGAAGGTGGAGGGGCACGTGCGGGACGCCCTGGACCGGGGGGCCAGCCTGGTGGTGGGAGGCGAGGCCAAGGGACTCTTTTTCGCCCCCACGGTCCTCCTTGGGGTGAAGCCGGAAAGCCGGATCTTCCAGGAGGAAACCTTCGGCCCCGTGGCCCCCATCGCCACC
Proteins encoded:
- a CDS encoding branched-chain amino acid ABC transporter permease; translated protein: MRQGSLLLLLIATVLALLPLFFPWLGFVFTLALAKGLAALGIALLLRGGLVSFGHGLYFGAGAYAVAFTLRWLPLDTVWLLLLAVLTGLALGLLAGLFLSRYRGIFFAMLNLAFSMVFYALLAKFYHVTGGTDGIRVPTPTLLGLTLDRTLFGEALFYLALLLTLLLGWGLTRFLRTPVGEALAALRTNEVRLEYLGIPVRRVILLVYVISAGLASLGGGLAGVAVGHVVPELAFWVTSGEFVYIAILGGIGGVPGPFLGALAYELIRTFAFKYLAFTWQLLLGATMLLVIFFLPGGLWTLLGERRLRGRRATAP
- a CDS encoding ABC transporter ATP-binding protein, encoding MEGAPPLLEALDLHIRFGGVVAAAGISLQVYPGELLAIIGPNGAGKTTFLNLCTGYLRPERGRVLLEGKEITGLPPRAIARMGVARAFQIPQLFTEHTVEENLLLALAARKGFWKWSYLRDDSRRQRARDLLALLGLENLISVPVAEAPEGVRKLLDVAMALALEPKLLLLDEPTSGVSSEEKFRVMDTLVRALKTQGVTTVFVEHDMEVVRRYADRVAVWAEGRILAEGKPQEVLANPKVLASVVGVEE
- a CDS encoding ABC transporter ATP-binding protein, giving the protein MILQLREVRVTLQGFEILRGVNLHIGPGEAVALWGRNGAGKTTTLRAIMGLVALKAGQILLDGAHLENIPTHSRAALGLGYAPEDRRLIGHLTVEDNLLLPAWALRLSSGEARRRLEEVYALLPELQRLKGRLAAALSGGEGKMVALGRALMVGTRVVLLDEPFQGLAPALAQRYAETLVRVRQEKREVAFLVTESNPKLVKGLADRSYHIERGFVEEVNEDRSRSPF
- a CDS encoding zinc-dependent alcohol dehydrogenase family protein, which gives rise to MKTEAAVLFEMGKPRPYVESKPLQVLEVDLEEPGPGEVLVEVKAAGLCHSDLSAIDGTRPWPLPLVLGHEAAGVVRALGPGVRGLAEGDHVVFSFVPMCGTCRFCAQGRPHLCERGVQANREGRLLTGARRFSLEGKPLHHHLGVAGFSRYTVAAQESLVPIPRDIPLEIAALFGCAVVTGVGAVVNTARVEEGASVAIFGLGGVGLAAVMGAVLAGAYPIVAVDLLPHKLELARSLGATHVLDAREGDAAEAVRELTEGGVDYAFETAGSVEAMLLAYRATRRGGVTVTVGLPHPERALSLQAVSLTAEERTLKGSYMGSSNPRRDLPRFLALYRAGRLPVDRLLSRTLRLEEINEGFERLAQGEVVRQVVVP
- a CDS encoding NAD-dependent succinate-semialdehyde dehydrogenase, producing MLESLEFPKEALIEGQWRVLPRRFPVVAPATGKVVAEVADCGPEEAVEALEAAVVAQRSWSRATAYERAAVLRRWHDLILAHEEPLARLMALEMGKPLKEARGEVRYAAGFVEWYAEEAKRIYGETLPSQFPHKRILVRYEPVGPVYGITPWNFPAAMVTRKVAPALAAGNSFVLKPAEESPLTALYLARLFLEAGGPPGVFQVLPTSDPEVLSRPFLEDERVRKLTFTGSTPVGLKLYGEAAKTLKRVSLELGGGAPVLVFQDADLERAVAETLRAKFRNIGQSCVAANVILVEEPVAEAFAEAYARAVRALRVGDPLLEETDIGPLVNRAALEKVEGHVRDALDRGASLVVGGEAKGLFFAPTVLLGVKPESRIFQEETFGPVAPIATFQDEEEALARANALPSGLAAYVFTQNLSRAFRVAEALEYGIVGVNDGVPSTPQAPFGGVKRSGLGREGGRWGLEEYLEVKYISLGL